acaatttataaaCCCACAATTCAAACTTTTTAACCAATAGCAATgatttatgatatattttttttttctccattatagaaacaatgtttttagAGTTGTCACACAACttgacaaacaaataaaatttagttttttaaatcaGACATAAACATTTTATCTGTGAGGTTTATATGTCTGCAATCAAACAGTCGTATATTTGGTCTTTCAACTCTTATTTGAGAGGGCTAAATATACTCTTTCTCTTTTTAACCTAAATATACTCTTTGCTGCCAATCTTATTCATAATTTAATTGATTCTAGAGTGAGAAGTTGGAGTAattgattgttttgttttgtttgtcaaaagaaaaggaCACAGTCGGCTAAAAACGCGTCCAACTTAACAAAAAGATAACCACTTTTGTAACCCATCCTTTAAGTAGCTTTTatagttaattaatatattagacTTATTCACGTGTCTGTACTAAAATATATGTAGAGTAGACACCCAATCATTTACTCTCAAACCTAAGGGTTGATATGCCATTTATAACAAAGCTCTGTTATTTATTAATGGAGATTACTGAAAtgtgttgctcaaaaaaaaggAGATTCAGATTGTAAAATTCTGTTCGAGCTGATTCAGATTGTAAAATTCGAAGGAGCTCGTCGAGTTCTAATTTACTTACCAATCGATTTAGTTCATTAGAATCCTcagatgaggatgatgatgcaTCACTACCAGATGAAGATTTGGACCCAAAGGAAAACTTGTCTCCATTTGGCAAAGTATTTCTGCGGGATAGACCGGTTAAACCATCTACAAAAGCTAGAGAGATGCAGTCGCATCCGGTAGCTCGTGGACAGGGTAATCGCAACCGTGGAAATTGTGGCCGAGGTAAAAGAGGTGGACGTGATTGACTCTCTAGGTAGCTGAGTTTCCTCTTTGCTATTGCTCTATTTCTTTCTCTATGTTAAGTAGCTAAGCTTTATCTAGCTTACTCTTTTTCTTTACTAAGCTTTATCTTTGCTCTACTTATTTTCAAAAACTGTGTGACTTTTGTCATGGCTATATGgttactttaattttaatagaaagcctgttacagaaaaaaaaaaggagattaCTGAAATGAACTGGATATAAACTATATACTCAACTTAGTCCTTTAAATTGTTAatgttatgtttaaaaaaatcagactccATTATTTCGTATGCAAACAAAGAAGTTGTTGGGTCCATTTCTTTTCTGTGTGTTTCTGATATTTGAGATAGGAGTCACTAGCTAGTTTTTACAGTTTACCAGGACAACAAGAAgaagttttaaactttatacGATTTTTGTCTCAAGTTTCTCTTCTATATCTGATTCTAAtaatttgatgatgattactTGACCAACCGCTTTATACTAGAGGAAACCTCTTCGTTCATGTGTTATTAAAGACGCAATTATTGATTTTTGTCgtaagaacaaaacaaaagatcTTCTTTACTGAACGACATGTCCAGTGTCCAGCCAAGAGCCCACCACACAAAACGTATTTTCTGAATTTCAGTTCgatgtttttgaattttctcaCTTGGGAATTAAAATCCACTTGCCAAGCTGTATGGATGTAACTCAAAATATCGCTTAGTTTCTATAAATatacattgaaaaaaaaatattgttgtgACGATATTGACTGTGGACGTATATATAAGAGACTCGCTGAATATATTCCGAGATTTGCATGGTTGGCTAATTGTTTATTTCCTTTCTTACGAAAATTCCTCCTATAAATTTTTCACCAACCTTCCTTTTCTTTATAGTTGTCTTCCCTTGAAATTCTCCAAGATTTGTTctctcctttcttttttttttgtcttctctGTAAGTGTTCATTACTGAACAGCCAACTTTTCAGTGAAGTACATAGAGAGATTCTTGAATTCTTACAGATAAATCCAGAGAAACTGTGAAGAAACACAAAAGATGAAGTTTGGGGAAGAGTTTGAAGGGCAGATGGTTCCAGAATGGCAACAAGCTTACATGAATTATTCTTGTCTCAAATCCATTCTTCAAGAAATCCAAAACTCACGGAAAAGATCAAGAACAGAAGGTGACTTGAGACCCAAGAAATCTGTTTACCGCAACTTCAGCGGCCTGACAAAGCGGTACAGCCGTGCCGCCTCCTATCTGGAACTCGAAAACCAGGACATTATGGTGAGTACAAGGATTGGTGAAGATGGGTTTGAGAGACACGAGACGAGTATCATGAAAGTTGCGGAAGCAGGAAGAGAGTCAGAGCTCGTCTTCTTTAAAACCCTAGATCTGGAGTTTGACAAAGTGAATCGTTTTTACCGGTCTAAAGTGGATGAAATGGTGAAGGAGGCAGTGGCTTTGAACAAACAAATGGATGCTCTGATTGCTTTCAGACTCAAAGTTGATCGACCTGCTTCTCCTTGGACCTGCTCTGAAACAGTAGCAGTTGACGTGGATGCCTTGGATTCCAAGGAACAGAGTAAGTTCTCGTAGATTGTTTCTTTGTTAGTAGGTTCAGTATGAAAGGACAAGAAGTTTGAATcttgttgtgtttttttgtgtgtttgatttTGAAGGGATGAAGTCATTAGCTGAAGAGATGGGAATCCAAGAAGATGGATCCAACGGTAGAGATTCAACGAAAGAGATCACACCGGAGGCAAGTGTTCTTGACCGTATCAGATTAAACAAAACACAGGAAACTCCACTGTCCACAATAAGAAATATCCTCAAGCTATCTAACCAAGAAGAGCTCAAATTCACAAAAGAGAATCTCAAGAAAATAGAAGAACGGCTCAAGAATGTCTTTATCGACTTTTATCGCAAGCTTAGACATCTCAAGAACTACAGGTATGCATATTTTTTCTTAGGCATTCTTAATAAAAAGGCAACTCATAAAGGTGTTTTTATTTGATCCATGTTCTGTTCACAATTATCTCAGCTTCCTGAATACCCTGGCGATTTCAAAGATCATGAAGAAATATGATAAGGTAACACctgatttatatatatgtataggtttcttgatatttatttatgctCTGAGATTTTGTGAGTTCGAAACAATTTTGTaagaattttaatatattacaaaaaatgGGGAcctatgtttatttttatttttttctaaaaaatttggGATTCAAAACTAATGCTTGGTTTGACTATTCTGAGGACCACCACGGCcatgtattttattaatatgttattgGTATTTCTTCTCTATCAGATTGCTTCAAGAAGTGCAGCAAAACCTTACATGGAGATGGTAGATAAGTCCTACCTCACTAGCTCTGATGAGGTTACTAAACATCTCTACATGAAACTTACTATTTGCTTCTAATGATACTACAAACTACAAACATAAGCTTTATTGACATTTTACAGATCAACAAACTTATGGTGAGAGTTGAGTCTATTTTCGTCGAGCATTTCGCCAGTTCGAACCGAAGCAAAGGAATGAATCTCTTAAGACCAAAAGTGAAGAAAGAAAGACATCGTATAACGTTTTCAACTGGTAACTAGATAAAACATCCCAATATAGATCACATTTTATAATAGTTACTTCATGAAAAAGTAATCACAATCTTCTTTATCAGGCTTTTTTGTGGGCTGCTCAGTCTCTCTAGTGATTGCTCTTGTCTTGTTCATCCATGTACGCAACATAATCGGCACAGATGGACAAATACTCTACATGGAGACAATGTTTCCTCTCTACAGGTTCAAACCAATACATCTTTAGATTCCTCTCTATAACTgaatcaattattttttctcGCTGACAAGAATGTTTCTTAAACCATGTTTTTTCAGTTTGTTTGGATTCATTGTCCTGCACATGATCATGTATGCTTCAAACATTTACTATTGGAAGAAATACCGAGTGAATTACTCGTTCATATTCGGATTCAAAGAAGGAACAGAGCTTGGTTACAGACCAGTTCTGCTTCTAAGCTTTGGTCTCGGCACTCTTGCTCTAGCTGCGGTTCTTATAAACCTTGACATGGAGATGGATCCTAATACTAATGACTACAAGACAATCACTGAACTTCTTCCACTTTTCGTTGTAGCTGTAAGTTGTTCATTATCCACTACAACCACCAAGAATGTTATATCATTATGTTATTacaataaatcaataataacaatatttcatATGTACAATGTTTTGCAGATAGTAATGGCCATTTCTGTCTGTCCCTTCAATATCTTCTATAGGTCAAGCCGCTTCTTCTTCCTAGCAGTTATATTCCGCTGCATAGCTGCACCACTCTACAAGGTACTTTAGTCAATATATATCATGGTAAAAAAAGATCGATAAACATCTTAATTTTGTTctcattataaatttgtataggTTAGTCTTCCGGATTTTTTCTTGGCGGACCAGTTAACAAGCCAGG
The genomic region above belongs to Raphanus sativus cultivar WK10039 unplaced genomic scaffold, ASM80110v3 Scaffold4368, whole genome shotgun sequence and contains:
- the LOC108831374 gene encoding phosphate transporter PHO1 homolog 8, whose translation is MKFGEEFEGQMVPEWQQAYMNYSCLKSILQEIQNSRKRSRTEGDLRPKKSVYRNFSGLTKRYSRAASYLELENQDIMVSTRIGEDGFERHETSIMKVAEAGRESELVFFKTLDLEFDKVNRFYRSKVDEMVKEAVALNKQMDALIAFRLKVDRPASPWTCSETVAVDVDALDSKEQRMKSLAEEMGIQEDGSNGRDSTKEITPEASVLDRIRLNKTQETPLSTIRNILKLSNQEELKFTKENLKKIEERLKNVFIDFYRKLRHLKNYSFLNTLAISKIMKKYDKIASRSAAKPYMEMVDKSYLTSSDEINKLMVRVESIFVEHFASSNRSKGMNLLRPKVKKERHRITFSTGFFVGCSVSLVIALVLFIHVRNIIGTDGQILYMETMFPLYSLFGFIVLHMIMYASNIYYWKKYRVNYSFIFGFKEGTELGYRPVLLLSFGLGTLALAAVLINLDMEMDPNTNDYKTITELLPLFVVAIVMAISVCPFNIFYRSSRFFFLAVIFRCIAAPLYKVSLPDFFLADQLTSQVQALRSLQFYVCYYGWGDFRLRRNTCRSSDVYNTFYFIVAVIPYWSRFLQCVRRLIEEKDISQGFNAIKYFLTIVAVCLRTAYSLNRGNTWRIGAWVFSALATFYGTYWDIVHDWGFLHNPSKTWLREKLLVPNKSVYYVAMVVNVVLRLAWLQTVLDFNVSFLHRETMIALLAILEIIRRGIWNFFRLENEHLNNVGKFRAFKTVPLPFNYGEEEESR